In Desulfobacter hydrogenophilus, the genomic stretch ATTTTTCCATTTTTGACCATCTTCAATACATTGAAAGGGGTTCGTCAACCATGGACACAGGGGTGTCCAAATGCTTTTCCGTAATCGCGGATAAGCTGCGCCAAGAAAGCGGCATCAATATTGAACTTTACAAAATTTTTAAGTTCATGGAATCCGGCGTGATTAAAATCCGGGGCAAGGAGTACAATATTCTCAATCTTAAAAAACGCGTGTATGCACATGCCGCTTCAAGCATTTCCTCTGATTTGAACCGACTATGGAAAAATGACTGGGATATTGACATCATTATCGTATCCGGGGGAGGGTCTATCCCTTTGGCCGAATTTCTGATACCATCTATTGAAGGCAATGTGATCCCTATTCCCACGAACATTGACGCCCGGTTTAATAATGTTCAGGGATATTGTAAATTTGGTCATTACAAATGGGGAAAAGACAAGACGATACCTTCCCGGCAGGCAGCACCGGCTCCTAAAGAAGAGAAAGAAGAGCCGTCAACCCGGGAAGAGGCACCATCTTCGGAAGAAACAGATAAAGCAAGGAAAGGACTTGCCTGGTTGAGAAGGCAAAACGCTTAGACGCTATATGAACATTGATACATTAACCAAACTTCTTTCCATGGTGGCCGACGGCGCACTGCCCGTGGGCCAGGCGGCAGATCAATTAAAACACCTCTCGTTTGAAGATATCGGTTGTGCCCATGTGGATCATCACAGGGCCCTTCGCAAAGGTTTTCC encodes the following:
- a CDS encoding ParM/StbA family protein, with the protein product MEIIGIDVGFGFTKAYNGQNSVIFKSLIGDAAEIQFMSSMGDAAATANLHITLDNKTYFLGSYAERQSSLTEYTLDQEKMVEEFIKILALAAAGTCSQTYGPINVVTGLPVAYLKRDTKRLKEIIQGEHEIIYHHQDAPDEHRKLSIDKVYVIPQPIGSIFNLIFDDNGKICDRDLAASKLGVVDIGFKTTDFSIFDHLQYIERGSSTMDTGVSKCFSVIADKLRQESGINIELYKIFKFMESGVIKIRGKEYNILNLKKRVYAHAASSISSDLNRLWKNDWDIDIIIVSGGGSIPLAEFLIPSIEGNVIPIPTNIDARFNNVQGYCKFGHYKWGKDKTIPSRQAAPAPKEEKEEPSTREEAPSSEETDKARKGLAWLRRQNA